Sequence from the Miscanthus floridulus cultivar M001 chromosome 16, ASM1932011v1, whole genome shotgun sequence genome:
ATAGATGCCACATCAAGGCAAAGTTTGGTGGCCAGATACTTACAACTGTGGGTATCGATCCAAATGAATGCATCTTCACAATTGCAATTGGTATCGTTGAGGTGGAATCCCTAGAGACAAGGAAGTAGTTCCTGCAAACTCCGAAAAATGACCTTGTCATTGAAGTGGAATGGAATAGAGAGGGAAGACTTGGGATTCACCGTAAAATTTACCTAGCCACCAGTGCACACATGATCCTCACATGCTCTCTCTTCCACGCTGTACGTTGACAATGCCTGCCACGTCGTATCTAATCGCTTGGCGAAGGGGTATGAACTTACAGTGAACTAAGAACGTTTATGTACCCAAAAATATACTACACCCCCAAAGTTAATGGATCTGGTGTTTTTTACTTTTTTCTACCCTTTTGTTTTGTTATGGGATGGTAATATAGTTTTGTTTTACTTGACACTACTATGCTTTATTTTACCGCCACATGGTTTTGGTTGTTAAGGTACTCTACTAACTTTTTCTAAGAAAAGTAAAATTCTCTATGCCATTTCTCCTCTCACAAAAGAGCCCTTTTactaatttatttaaatttaaaaGAACTTCTAATTTGCCGAACAAGAACAAAATATGCTGAATGTTCTAGAAACCCCTTACCCCGTCTGTCTCCaaatccctccctccctctcactcCTGCAGTCCGGGTGTATAAAACCGCGTAACCTCATCTCTAAAACCCCGCCTCCAAATCCTCCGCCTCGTCCGTCGTTCCCCGCACCTTATCCTCTCGACTTTACAGCACCTGCTCTCAGCTTCTCCCTATCTCAATGGCATCCGCGAATGCCATCTCCACCGCCTCCCTCATCTCGCCCCTCTCGCAGGTCAGCTCCTCTCCGTCGTCCAGCTTTCTAGCTTTTCCGCTCTGCGATTTCCTGGACAACTGTTTTTTGGTTCCTCCATTGCGGTTCCTCGGCCGGCGAAGACCATCCCAATTGCGGTCTCTCGCCCAATTTGGGGCCTTTCTTGTTCGTTGAATTGTGGTTTCCTGATTAATTATGTGCTTCCTGTCTTTCCAATATGTAATATTATTTCTTGTTGGTGGCAAGCAGGGCAGGGCGACGAGGGCCAGGTATGGCCGGTCACAGCGGTTCGTGGTGCGTGCGGAAGCCAAAGACATCGCCTTTGACCAAAAATCCAGGGCAGCGTTGCAGGCCGGCGTCGAGAAGCTCGCAAACGCCGTCGGTGTCACCCTCGGGCCACGAGGTAGTCAACGCCTACCGCCTTGCTGCTACAGCCCATGCTGTCTGTTCGATGCTCAGCTGTGTTTCGTCACGGCTGCTCATAAAGAATCAATTGCATTTCCTCTCTAGTTTCTAGAATTACAACTGGCACTAACTCGTCCCAGGTCTGTCCCCGAGAAATTGGAAGCCACTGATTTGGCGCAACTTAACTAACTGATGCAACTACTATTGTAGTACAGTAGGTCTAGATAAACTTGATTGGTGCATTGATTGCTAAAAGACATTGTTTCAAGAATTCCAGGAACATATTGTGCTGTAGAATAGAGACAAAAGATGGTTCTCTTCGTTTTCATTCACAGTGCACGTACAAACACAGTTCTCCAATCAAGAGCTCCTCTCTGAAATTGAATTAGCTCTTCCATTCTTCTTATTTTACATTTTTAATAATTTCGTAAATCTGATCTGTATTTCCAGTTTTCCTAAAATCTTccgtttccaaaaaaaaaaaagtttccaaAGACATGTCTGAAAAGCAAAACACCATTAATCATCAATATAATGTTTTCACAGGGAGGAAtgtggtgcttgatgagtatgGCAGCCCCAAAGTTGTGAATGATGGAGTCACTATTGCCCGGGCTATTGAGCTGTATGATCCAATGGAAAATGCTGGTGCAGCATTGATTCGTGAGGtgctttccttttctttctttcgtTTAATGAACATGTGGTGTCATCATGTTATTTGAGGATTCTGAATAACAAAGTCGTGTTCTCCACTTCTCTGTTGTTAAAGGTTGCTAGCAAGACCAATGATTCTGCTGGTGATGGCACTACAACTGCTTCCGTCCTTGCTCGTGAAATCATCAAGCTTGGCCTTCTAAGTGTAACGTCTGGTGCAAATCCTGTGTCACTTAAGAAGGGAATAGACAAAACAGTGCAGGGTCTAATTCAGGAGCTTGAGAATAAGGCTAGACCAGTCAAGGGTGGTGGTGATATCAAAGgtgattcttttattttcatgttagACTGTTCatcatttatttattttcacTTCGCAATGTAAATTTGTAACAAAATGTGTATTCAAAACATAATTAATGTCTAATTTGGAGCTGTTCTGTTTTACAGCCGTTGCATCTATCTCTGCTGGCAATGATGAATTTATCGGATCCATGATTGCTGAAGCAATTGACAAAGTGGGGCCTGATGGTGTTCTATCAATTGAATCCTCCTCTTCTTTTGAGACTACCGTTGAAGTTGAAGAAGGAATGGAGGTTTGTAGGGAACTCAGCTTGTACAGTTCTTGCATCTATATGTATGAAGTAGAAGCTTCTGATTTATAACATCAAAATGGCAATGCATATTTACATATACTATCACATGTTCTCAAGTTTTCTTGAATATTGCAGATTGACCGCGGTTATATTTCCCCACAATTTGTGACAAACCTCGAGAAATCTATTGTGGAGTTTGAGAATGCTAAGGTTCTTATTACTGATCAGAAGATCACAAGCATAAAGGAAATTCTTCCGATTTTGGAGAAGACCACACAGCTGAGAGCCCCTTTGTTCATTATTGCTGAGGACATTACTGGTGAAGCTTTGGCGACTCTTGTTGTTAACAAGCTTCGAGGAATTCTCAATGTTGCAGCGATTAAGGCTCCAAGCTTTGGTGAGCGGCGGAAGGCTGTACTTCAGGACATTGCCATTGTCACAGGTTTGTCTTGCAACCGACCATAATATTACATATTGTCATCATTCTCTAATGCAGTTGCATTTATTTTGGCTGATAAAAGTATTGTAGTATGATTTCTGcaatatatttatgcattaaaAGTATACATATCGTGCTTCATTCTCTGAGTAATGCTGTAACAAATAAAAATAAAgatattattttatttttctatataaTTTGTACAAGGGCCTTGCCTTTTTCTCAATACATCCAATAGATCTTTAGTTTCATCAGCTTGCTATAGCTTCTTCCTAATATTGAACAAAACTGGGTGAGAATGCTAAATGACCACACCGTCAGAGGGCTATGTTAGTTGTGTGGATGCCAATTGAGATTGCATGGTTTCATGGATCACATTCTTCATCATGAATGTCAAACTTCGTACAAGCATCTGATGCGAAAACATGATAGAATTAGAAGTTAAGCTCACCATCTCTCAGTGTTAGAATTACATATAGTCAATTATTCATTGTCATGCTAGCAAATTGTTAAAATTTGTTACTTAGCTCCATTACTCCACTTGAAGCCCTGAACCCTAAATATTGAAGATTTCAATAGAAGTGACAGCCTGCAAGAGAAACAATGGTTCATTGTGTGTACTTGCATCAATCATGATGTTTCAGATTACTGAACATTATTTCAACTCCTGGCAAGTGAATGCTGGAATACCTAAATGGTATCCTCAAAGTTGGTTCAGATTATTTGTTTATGCTAGACGTTTTGGTTATCAAGGCCCTTTGTTTTAAAATTTGATAATAATTGGCCATTTATTTCTCAGTTTCATTTCGCTTATATCATGTAATTTCACTTTCAGGTGCTGAGTTCCTAGCAAAAGATCTTGGTTTGTTGGTTGAAAATGCTACAGAGGAACAACTTGGTACAGCAAGGAAAGTCACGATACATCAGACTACAACAACCCTCATAGCAGATGCAGCCACTAAAGATGAGATCCAAGCGAGGGTTGCACAGCTAAAGAAGGAGCTTGCTGAGACTGATTCAGTTTATGATACTGAGAAATTGGCTGAGAGAATTGCTAAGCTTGCTGGTGGTGTTGCTGTTATCAAGGTTGGAGCTGCAACTGAGACTGAGCTTGAGGACCGCCAGCTAAGAATTGAGGATGCAAAAAATGCCACttttgcagctatagaggagggcATTGTTCCTGGAGGTGGAACGGCATACGTGCACCTATCTACCATTGTCCCTTCGATCAAAGAAAAAATTGAGGACCCTGATGAGCGCCTTGGTGCTGATATTATTCAAAAGGTAACTTGGCTAGCATATTTATAAACTGATCAGTGCCTATGCAGTTAGATGGTATGAATTGTATTTGCCAGAGGTCCAATCTCATTAATATGTTTATGTGTGCTGGTAAAATGTGACTAGGTCCTATCATCTAGGATGTGCGTTGCTATGTTTGTGAGTAGATATATACCATCATAGTGTGTGTTGCTGGCATTggaatttatttagataattcaGACTAGTTCTTGTCGCAGCAGACACATATACTGGATCCTGTAGAGCTATAAATCATATTTTTACCCTATCTTATCTACTTGTGCAGGCATTGGTAGCACCTGCTTCATTGATCGCACACAATGCTGGAGTAGAGGGCGAAGTGGTTGTTGAGAAGATCAAGGACAGTGTGTGGGAGGTGGGCTACAATGCAATGACAGACAAGTACGAGAACCTGATTGAGGCCGGTGTGATCGACCCTGCTAAGGTGACTAGGTGTGCACTCCAGAATGCGGCCTCAGTAGCTGGAATGGTCCTAACCACACAGGCAATTGTTGTTGAGAAGCCAAAGCCGAAGCCTCAAGCGGCAGAGGCAGCAGAGGGAAGCCTTGCCGTGTAAATTTTAACATTCTTGAGGCGGCTGTCTAGACGGTTGAGATCAGTTGAAAGGGTAGAACTTTGGTTTGAGAATTTTGGTTCAGGTCCACTGAAAGGTGTAGAGTAGGGTTGCCATTTTGCAGATGAAGAGTAATTTTACTCTGGTCTGAACTTGTCCAAATCAGAGAAATTTGCATCACCATTTTTCAAATACGTTCATGGCGATGATTGATTGTGCAGGTAGAGTATATTTTTAGTTCGTCAACTTTTATGTTTGTCTAACTTCAATCCAACTACAAAAACAAGTAAGTTTGACATCTCAACCATCAATACTGTTCCATTCTAACCTCTCAGCTTGGTTTTGGTGTTGCGCAATCTCCGTTGACTGCATATAGGATCATTTTACTTAAGATTGTGTCTATTGAATAGTCGAATGATTAGTGGCTTCAGTAAACCGATTTTCCAGCCATCAGAGCTGTTGACGCGCAGGTGTGCGGTGTGCCATTACCCGAACACCTTGCATGTAGCCTGTTGCGGCGAGTGACCGGCGCGCTTACAGCAGACCCAAAGTTCTGAGTGACACCAGATTCACATGCATttactttattttatttattgAGTTGATATAGCAGAAttgtctaatttataagagctcaAGGTCTCAAGTACGTTATATGTAAATCTTATGGATTTATAGCAACTGCGTAAAATCATATAATTCCAGTAATCTATGGAGGCCCATGGAGGATATCAATATCATTACCGTTACATCTCAGAATGAGACAGAGGAAGTACAACAAATAATATTACATCAGGAACTTCTGTCCTCCCAATTTTGACAGTTTCCACTTCCTGCCCTCAATAGGAGCTTCTCAGGAATTCTAGTGGATTGAAAAAGTGCAGCTTTCAAAGGAGAACTTATCTTCCAAAATGAGTTTATAATTTCTGTCAACTTCACCTCCCAACGCAATGGTGAATCTTGGGTTTTCACTTCAATTTATGCTTCGTACACACCAGAAGGAAAAATAGAATTTTTAGAGTGGTTCCAGAACATCCACATGCCACAGAAAAAGTTTACTGGCTTGTTGTAGGTGATTTTATCTTGATTAGAAAACCAGAGGACAAAAAACAAAGAGGGAGCGATATCACTGAAATGTTTCTTTTTAATGAGGCTATAAGTAACTTAGGCATGGTAGAACTACCCCTCATTTGCAGACAGTACACACCAAGAAGCAAACCTCCCCCCTCCTTGAAAGGTTAGATTGATTTTTCACTTCACCAGCTGGACACTCAAGTACCCAAACACTTTGGTGAAGTCACTAGTCATGAAAATCTCTGATCACTGGCCCTGCATTATAGAAATCAAGACCAaaattccaaaggggaagctgtttAGATTTGAGAATTTCTGGTTTGAGCATGAAAACTTCGAAGGCCGTGTCCAACAAGCTTGGTCAATGTCAGTAACCCAGCAAGACCCAGCAAGAAGAATCACAACAAAATTCATAAATCTCAGAAAATTCATCAAGTTGTGGCGGTCCAACGTTTACTCCCTGAACCAGGTAATACAGAAAGTCAAATCAGTCATTTACTTGTTGGAGACCCTAGGACTGCTAAGAGACCTCAGTCTACCTGAGTGGAATTTTGGAAAAACTCTGTGTGCAAGCTGTGTCTCCTTAAAATGCAAAAAAGATATTGGAAACAAAGAGAAAAGATTACATGGATTAAGGAAGGAGATGCTGGGACAAAAATCTTCCTTGCCCATGCCACAATGAGGCACATAAGAAACACAATCTCCTTATGCAACGATCAAGGCATGGCCTTACAAGACATGGACAAAAAGCATATATGATTTGGGAATCCTTAAAGTCAAGATTAGGCTCCTCAGAATCTGAAGACATGCTTTTTAACCTAAATGAGTTGCTAGTTCAGCACTTAGACCTCTCTAGACTGGAAGTAAACTTCACTAAGGAGGAAATTGATGGTATAATTGCAGAGCTACCCTCAGATAAGTCCCCTGGACCAGATGGTTTTAACAATGAGTTCATAAAAAGATGCTAGTCCTTCTTTGCTCAAGACTTCTATTACTTGTGTGAAGCTTTTTGTTCAGACAACATTTGCACAAGTATTAACAACTCATTTATTACCTTGATATCTAAGACTGAGGGTCCTTCAAGAATAAATGACTACATGCTCATCTCTCTTTTGAACTCTTCAATGAAGATCATCACCAAGATCCTGTGGCCAAAAGGCAAAGTCTACAAGGAGTCATAACGGCATTGTACACAAAAACCAATATAGCTTCATCAAGAAAAGAACAATACAAGATTGCCTGGCTTGGGCCCTAGAATACCTACATATCTGCCATAAATCTAAGAAAGAACAGGTAATCATCAAGTTGAACTTTGAGAAGGCATTTGACAAGATTGAGCATACTGCAATCATTCAAATTATGGTTAATCTGGGTTTTGGCCAAAACTAGATAAGTTGGATGAAGTCTATTCTCAGCTCTGGCACCTCTTCAGTCCTACTAAATGGTGTTCCAGGAGAAAACATTCACTGCAAAATTGGACTTAGGCAAGGTGACCCCCATTCTCCCCTTGATTTTGTGTTGGCAGCTGATATTCTCCAATCCATCATCAACAAAGTCTAAGGAAAGAGTAATCCTAAGCCTACCCTTGGATTTGCAACACTCTACTGATTATCCAATAGTCCAATACGTTGATGACACCTTGATCATCATGGAAGCCTCTGCCAGACAACTCATCACCCTAAAAGGCCTTCTTTAGTCTTTTGGAACCTCTACTGGACTAAAAGTTAATTACTCCAAATCGATGATGGTGCCAATTAAtttatcaaaataaaagtttaacCACTTGGCAAAGAACCTTTAATTTGTAGAAAGGTAGTCTTCCCTTTACAAACTTGGGGCTTTCCCTTGGCCTGATAAAGCCCAAGGTAGTTGATTTCTCCCCTCTGGTAAACAAATGTAAGAGGAGACTCATATCTACATCAACTTTTCTCAATCAGGCAGGAAGATTGCAACTCACCTACTCTCTGATCAGTGCTATGCCAACTTTTGTATTGTGTGCCTTCAAGCTTCAAAACACAGTGCTTGATCAAATTGAAAAATGTAGGAAACAATGCCTATGACGAGGAGCTGATCTAAACTATAAAAAGCTAGCAAAGGCAGCCTGGCCCATGGTTTGTAGATCCAAGAATGAAGGAGGCTTGGGTGCTTTGAATTTGAGAACATAGAATGAAACTCTGCTACTGAAGTTCATTCATAAATTCCTTAATAGAGAGGACCTCCTATGTGTTAATCTGGTCTGGGGGAGACATTATCAAAATGGGAGCTGCCAAATAATTTGAATTGAGGCGCCTTCTGGTGGGGAGACATTACCAAGCTTTTAGACAAATACAAGGGCATGGCCAAAGTCAACATCCAAGATGGAAGAACCTGCTTGGTTTGGGAAGACATGTGGAATGGAATGATTCCAAAGCCCAACTTCCCTGAACTTTACTTATATTCTAAAAAGAAAAGCATCACCTTTGTAGAAGCAAAGTCGTCACCAAATCTACATAGCCTTTTATACTTGCCCTTAATCTATGGAAGCATTCTCCCAGCTCACGCAACTCAAAAACCTCCTTGATACTACCTAGGTATCTAAAGATTCTGACTCTTGGCTCTATATGTGGGGAACATGCAACTTCTCTTCAACAAAGGCATACATACATTTGAGTGGGTATTGTGTCATCCAACCTGCCTTCAGATGGCTCTAGAAAAGGTCTTGTCAAAACAAGCACCATGTTTCCTTTTGGCTTCTCCTAAAGGATAGGTTAAGCACTAGAGGGATTCTAAAAGCGGAGAAATATGGAACTTGAAAGTTACACTTGTGTCCTCTGCAATGAGCAAGTGGAGGAGATTGTGGAGCATCTCTTCATAAGCTTCCTAACAAGAGTCaaacataggggtatgttaagCCAAAGGGAGAAAGACTACCCACCGACAGATCCCTCcaggatcgctcgggggctatacccatcgggtacgctcgcgTGTACCCTCTAGACAAAAGTTGGGTAGAGCCCGAGAACACCCACAAACTTTGCTCGGGGCTCGGGGGGCTTACCAAGGCCTCGGGGTCCCGATCGATGGCGCCCGAGCCTAACTCTAGCTCGACTCTAGCCCGAGCTAGCGCTCGGGCCAGCGCCTGGCGCCCCGAGCATTAGCCAACCCGCTAAGCTTCCCAGGCCTCAGCAGCCTTGGGGGCTCCACGATGCCAACCCGTTCAATTGGTGCAAGGCGCTGTCGGCCGCTCCCTCGGTAGGGTCATGCAGATGGCGTGATATAATATGACAAATCGCCTTACAGGCTCTAGTGGCGCTAGATTCCCAGGTCTGCTCATCAGCCCCCCAAGCCGGGGTGCCTTCACCGCAAAGGAAGCCTAGAGAAGGCTTACCCGGTGGAGGCCGAACCACAGGAGACAACACCTGACGGTCAAGTGTTAGGGGCCCAACGACGTCAGGCGGCGCACCGCAGCTCCCCTGACTCCACGACAACGCCAAAGGTCCATCCACACCGTAGCATCGCCCTCCTGGACCTCAGCACACGAAGATCATAGACCATAGCCCCCAAATCGCCTTGTACTCGACCGTCCTTAGGATATAAGGGCAAGTTCAGCTCCCATAGACAGGGGGCTGAGCAATCCGAGTTCGGTCAAACCAACTGAGAGGAACAACATAGTGTTCCTTCCTCGGCAACCCAGCAAGAGAGAGGAGTATTTCCCTTACTCGCCGGGGAAGAAAACTCATCACTGACGAGCCGTTGGATAGCACCGAGCGATCCCTTACCAAACTCTCTTTCTCTTCCGTTGTAACCCTCCGATTTGGGTGCTCCTAAATACGAAGAACTACtcactgctggacgtagggccccAACGGCCTGAACCGGGATACATCGTTGTGTCtcctcttgtgttcttgagtacCCGACCTACCGGAGACCCACACTTCTGACATCTGACGAACAACGATACCTGTCGCGGTGACGAACCCATGACACTTCTCTTTTACAAAGGTCTTCTAGCAGTAGTCCATCCATCTAAGAACCAATCAAAATTTAGACCCCTTCCCCAATTTAGAGTACTAAGAGTTCAGATTAATCAGCCTTTCTTAATAGAGATCATCATGTTGCTTTGTTGGCCCCGGATGGGCAAAAATAACCAGATTTTCAAGTAGATTCCTGTCCCTATCCAACGATGCAAATTCATCTTTTTAAATGAGTTGCATGCTCTGCTATACCATGCCAAGAAGAAATACTTCCCAAGAATTCAGAAATGGAAAGACTCATTGTCTTGAGCCTTTGGCCAACCGTTTCCTTCCTCATTTTCTTTGTTTCCTTCTTAGTCCCTTATTGTGATAGCCACCTTCGCCCTTCTCTTTGCTTGTTTGTACATAACTTTTGTTTTCAGTATATCCTAGGATAGGGGCCAGAGCCCCTCCTGATCATTTCAAAAGAAATATTTAGATTTATAAACATTTTAATATGGTTAGATTTATAATTAAATATAATATTTCCTCCATTTCAAACTATAAGACGTTTAGACATACCGTATATCTAAGTgaaaggaccgtgacacctaacaGGGGGTGTGAGTTAGAAAATTTAAAACTCTTTCCatctatggcctctttttcttaaCCTTAGCGAAACCTATGTACTTAGgtaaaactatctaaatgtgcaattatagttttgctagtgtgttgctatctctaccgcaaaagagttatgcaacctaggttctaatactatcaactaagctaggaaagataaagcacacaaccaaggtagcaatataaatgtggaagctaaagtgAGGTAGAGATGTAATctctcgtcgacgactccggcattttgccaaggtatcgagaagcgctcaagatTCCCccaagtcctcgttggagccccttgcaagaaaGCCCTCGCAAAGGCTAACCTcccagtcaggtaactccgtggataaccTCGGGCCTTCTCCACACATAAG
This genomic interval carries:
- the LOC136512063 gene encoding ruBisCO large subunit-binding protein subunit alpha, chloroplastic-like, producing the protein MASANAISTASLISPLSQGRATRARYGRSQRFVVRAEAKDIAFDQKSRAALQAGVEKLANAVGVTLGPRGRNVVLDEYGSPKVVNDGVTIARAIELYDPMENAGAALIREVASKTNDSAGDGTTTASVLAREIIKLGLLSVTSGANPVSLKKGIDKTVQGLIQELENKARPVKGGGDIKAVASISAGNDEFIGSMIAEAIDKVGPDGVLSIESSSSFETTVEVEEGMEIDRGYISPQFVTNLEKSIVEFENAKVLITDQKITSIKEILPILEKTTQLRAPLFIIAEDITGEALATLVVNKLRGILNVAAIKAPSFGERRKAVLQDIAIVTGAEFLAKDLGLLVENATEEQLGTARKVTIHQTTTTLIADAATKDEIQARVAQLKKELAETDSVYDTEKLAERIAKLAGGVAVIKVGAATETELEDRQLRIEDAKNATFAAIEEGIVPGGGTAYVHLSTIVPSIKEKIEDPDERLGADIIQKALVAPASLIAHNAGVEGEVVVEKIKDSVWEVGYNAMTDKYENLIEAGVIDPAKVTRCALQNAASVAGMVLTTQAIVVEKPKPKPQAAEAAEGSLAV